The following proteins are co-located in the Bradyrhizobium barranii subsp. barranii genome:
- a CDS encoding HlyD family secretion protein, translating to MNQAQQQKPSPEHKVSVTKDKDAGACGLQRDLQDRLQPAHDEPVSEPVSDSAPHPEAPAGSGRWVRRLLKVGIGLAIVAVFGWLPLKAVLQTSSVEAVVNARIVTLRSPIDGTVSARPPQGSTQLSVVHEGDAILHVVNARGDRVRLDDLRRQMSRMENERPSFAAKLAAAETAQQDLARQAAQFRDGRLLQLQARIAEIQSAIEAAAARREEAVAAVERASSLIKSGSVSTVEMARLTREQAIAQQTEIGARRRLDAAKVELTAVGSGTYLGDSYNDRPSSAQREEEMRQRASDLRADLAHADAEIDWLTHEIAVEQFHYVNRAEADIKAPVAGRIWEMMTSPGEDVRAGQPLLKLLDCSGAVVTANVTEGVYNRLRLGEQAIFEPNDGSATIQGEIVNLTGASGAPANLAINPDALNKEPYRVTVSMPALNSTGKECAVGRTGRVVFNTDAAKP from the coding sequence ATGAATCAGGCACAGCAGCAGAAGCCCTCTCCTGAACACAAAGTTTCCGTCACCAAGGATAAGGACGCGGGCGCATGCGGATTGCAGCGCGATTTGCAGGATCGGTTGCAGCCGGCGCACGACGAGCCGGTGAGCGAGCCCGTCAGCGATAGTGCTCCCCATCCCGAAGCACCTGCAGGCTCGGGCCGGTGGGTTCGCCGCCTGCTCAAGGTCGGCATTGGCCTTGCGATCGTGGCCGTCTTCGGATGGTTGCCGCTGAAGGCCGTGCTGCAGACTTCGAGCGTCGAGGCCGTGGTCAATGCCAGGATCGTGACGTTGCGCTCGCCGATCGACGGCACCGTGAGCGCGAGGCCGCCGCAAGGCTCGACGCAACTCAGCGTGGTCCATGAGGGCGACGCGATCCTTCATGTCGTCAACGCGCGTGGCGATCGCGTGCGGCTCGACGATCTTCGGCGGCAGATGTCCCGGATGGAAAATGAGCGCCCGAGTTTCGCCGCCAAGCTTGCGGCCGCCGAGACGGCGCAACAGGACCTTGCGCGCCAGGCGGCCCAGTTCCGCGACGGTCGCCTCCTCCAGCTCCAGGCGCGCATTGCCGAAATCCAGTCGGCGATCGAGGCCGCGGCCGCGCGGCGGGAGGAGGCAGTGGCCGCCGTCGAGCGGGCCTCGTCACTGATCAAATCGGGCAGCGTCTCGACGGTCGAAATGGCCCGCCTGACGCGCGAGCAGGCGATCGCCCAGCAGACCGAGATCGGCGCCCGCCGCCGGCTCGACGCCGCCAAGGTTGAGCTCACCGCTGTCGGGAGCGGCACTTATCTCGGCGACAGCTACAATGATCGGCCGAGCTCCGCGCAACGCGAAGAGGAGATGCGCCAGCGCGCCAGCGATCTGCGCGCCGATCTGGCGCATGCCGACGCCGAGATCGACTGGCTCACGCACGAGATTGCAGTCGAACAGTTCCACTACGTCAACCGGGCGGAAGCCGACATTAAGGCGCCGGTCGCCGGACGCATCTGGGAGATGATGACGTCGCCCGGCGAGGATGTCCGGGCCGGTCAGCCCTTGCTCAAGCTGCTCGATTGCAGCGGCGCCGTGGTCACCGCCAATGTCACCGAAGGCGTCTACAACCGCCTCCGGCTCGGCGAGCAAGCGATCTTCGAGCCGAATGACGGCAGCGCGACGATCCAGGGTGAGATCGTCAATCTCACCGGCGCATCGGGCGCGCCCGCGAACCTTGCGATCAATCCGGATGCGCTGAACAAGGAGCCCTACCGGGTGACGGTCTCGATGCCGGCGCTCAACAGCACGGGCAAGGAATGCGCGGTCGGCCGCACCGGACGGGTGGTGTTCAACACGGATGCGGCAAAGCCATGA
- a CDS encoding glycosyltransferase, producing MMAAFAPGLVAFGACLAILPLLRREHTLARIMMTGMSFVLLLHYFVWRVTQTLPPLGLTADAVVGYPFVAAEAASMIAVCLSLLFLSRTIDRSPEVNAILRRSRAPTDAPLVDVFICTYNEEKAILERTIIGATGLNYPNYRVWVLDDGRRLWLRRLAQELGCNYLTRPDNRHAKAGNINHGLHHVSALPDRPEFISILDADFVPMPDFLTRAISLMQDGTVGVVQTPQHFINPDPIQTNLAATDVWPDEQRFFFDILMPAKDAWGTAFCCGTSSLIRFSGLMQIGGFPTDSVTEDYLVTLRLKERGLRTVYLNERLTIGLAPEGLKEYITQRGRWCLGFMQIFRGRSGPFSRQSRLAFMDRLSLVDAFMSWAAVYGTKVFGLVVPWLFLLFGIKAVHADLFELLTYFLPFYVWYAFTMAWISRGRSLAIMTDVSQYIAAPAVLKAVVTGLVKPQGHKFKVTAKGGDRNRRFIEWPLLRLYGGALLITLVAIAYAFILHLRGENIAYGGLALAWSLYNCVVLAIVCFICIEQPRRRKAERFERDEPILVHEGAEPRLVRMADISISGARFIDPAPPAIGASIKCNVYGQNVSATVVRRSRDGFGVRFEDAVATRINVVRAFYAGEYVRAFRSVRAAPVGKALLMRLFG from the coding sequence ATGATGGCGGCATTCGCGCCCGGCCTGGTTGCCTTCGGCGCCTGCCTTGCGATCCTGCCGCTGCTCCGGCGCGAGCACACGCTGGCCCGCATCATGATGACCGGCATGTCGTTCGTCCTGCTGCTGCACTACTTCGTCTGGCGGGTGACCCAGACCTTGCCGCCTCTGGGACTCACCGCCGACGCGGTGGTCGGCTATCCCTTCGTGGCGGCCGAGGCGGCTTCGATGATCGCGGTGTGCCTGTCGTTGCTGTTCCTCTCCAGGACCATCGACCGCTCGCCCGAGGTCAACGCGATCCTTCGCCGATCCAGGGCCCCGACGGATGCGCCGCTCGTCGACGTCTTCATCTGCACCTACAATGAGGAGAAGGCGATCCTGGAGCGCACCATCATCGGCGCGACGGGACTCAACTATCCCAACTATCGCGTCTGGGTGCTCGACGACGGGCGACGGCTTTGGTTGCGCCGGCTCGCCCAGGAGCTCGGCTGCAATTACCTGACCCGTCCGGACAACCGGCACGCCAAGGCCGGCAACATCAATCATGGGCTCCACCACGTCTCCGCTCTGCCGGACCGGCCGGAGTTCATCTCGATCCTCGATGCGGATTTTGTCCCGATGCCGGACTTCCTGACCCGGGCGATCAGCCTGATGCAGGACGGCACCGTCGGCGTCGTGCAGACGCCGCAGCACTTCATCAATCCGGATCCGATCCAGACCAATCTCGCCGCGACCGACGTCTGGCCCGACGAGCAGCGCTTCTTCTTCGATATCCTGATGCCGGCCAAGGATGCCTGGGGCACCGCGTTCTGCTGCGGCACCTCATCGCTGATCCGTTTCTCCGGCCTGATGCAGATCGGCGGCTTCCCCACCGATTCGGTGACGGAAGACTATCTCGTCACGCTGCGGCTGAAGGAGAGGGGTCTGCGCACGGTCTATCTGAACGAGCGCCTGACCATCGGCCTCGCGCCGGAGGGATTGAAAGAATACATCACCCAGCGCGGGCGCTGGTGCCTCGGCTTCATGCAGATCTTCAGGGGCCGCAGCGGGCCGTTCTCGCGGCAATCCAGGCTCGCCTTCATGGACCGGCTGTCGCTGGTCGATGCCTTCATGAGCTGGGCGGCGGTCTACGGCACCAAGGTTTTCGGCCTGGTTGTGCCCTGGCTCTTTCTGCTGTTCGGCATCAAGGCGGTCCATGCTGACCTGTTCGAGCTGCTGACGTACTTCCTGCCGTTCTATGTCTGGTACGCCTTCACGATGGCCTGGATATCGCGTGGCCGCTCGCTTGCGATCATGACCGACGTCTCGCAATACATCGCGGCGCCGGCGGTCCTGAAGGCGGTCGTGACCGGCCTCGTCAAGCCGCAGGGCCACAAATTCAAGGTGACCGCCAAGGGCGGCGACCGCAACCGCCGCTTCATCGAGTGGCCGCTGCTGCGGCTCTATGGCGGTGCCTTGCTGATTACGCTGGTGGCGATCGCCTACGCCTTCATCCTGCACCTGCGCGGCGAAAACATCGCCTATGGCGGACTGGCACTGGCCTGGAGCCTGTACAATTGCGTCGTGCTCGCGATCGTGTGCTTCATCTGCATCGAGCAGCCGCGGCGCCGCAAGGCCGAGCGTTTCGAGCGCGACGAGCCGATCCTGGTTCACGAAGGCGCCGAACCGCGGCTGGTGCGGATGGCCGACATCTCGATTTCGGGCGCGCGCTTCATCGATCCGGCCCCGCCCGCAATCGGCGCCTCGATCAAGTGCAATGTCTACGGCCAGAACGTGAGCGCGACCGTTGTCCGCCGCTCCCGCGACGGCTTCGGCGTCCGTTTCGAGGACGCGGTTGCGACGCGGATCAATGTCGTCCGCGCATTCTATGCCGGTGAATATGTCCGCGCCTTCCGCAGCGTGCGCGCGGCGCCGGTCGGCAAGGCGTTGCTGATGCGACTGTTCGGCTAG
- the htpG gene encoding molecular chaperone HtpG, with amino-acid sequence MTTSDTAVHTQPFQAEVSELLHLMVHSVYSETDIFLRELLSNASDACDRLRYEAIAIPSLLGKGEALKVRIIPNKPANTLTIADNGIGMERQELVDHLGTIARSGTKAFVSKLKEAKDGLGLIGQFGVGFYSAFMVAEKIVVISRRAGESDVWTWTSSGGSGFEIARASDEDAARVARGTEIVLHLKDDAKKYLETYEIERIVGAYSDSILFPIELVPGEGEPRQINSASALWQRSKSELTADDYKKAYQQIASAFGDPAITLHYRAEGRHSYAVLLFAPSTKPFDLFEPNRKGRVKLYVRRVFITDDADLLPGYLRFIRGVVDSEDLPLNISREMLQNNPQFAQIRKAVATRVVSELESLAEKDPENFAKIWDAFGAVLKEGIYEDFERREKLLALSRFTTTSGEKRSLKQIIADFKPNQTEIYYLVGDSIERLKSNPRLEAATARGIEVLLLSDPVDAFWTSMPSEFEGKPLKSLSQGDLNLDLIPRVDETDEAKEDEPAADEAATIALIKAALGERVSDVKASTRLTSSASCLVAGTDGPSRELERILSQQNRGMRTKPILEINLRHPVVAAIIRAEAGSKAVDDLSLLLLEQAQILDGELPEHATAFAARLNRLVLQGLGR; translated from the coding sequence ATGACGACGTCAGATACGGCTGTGCATACGCAGCCCTTTCAAGCCGAGGTGTCCGAGCTGTTGCACCTGATGGTGCACTCCGTCTATTCGGAGACCGACATCTTCCTGCGCGAGCTTCTTTCGAACGCGTCGGATGCCTGCGACAGGCTCCGCTATGAGGCTATCGCGATCCCTTCATTACTTGGCAAGGGCGAGGCGCTGAAGGTCCGTATCATTCCGAATAAGCCGGCGAATACGCTGACGATCGCCGACAACGGCATCGGCATGGAGCGGCAGGAGCTGGTCGACCATCTCGGTACCATCGCCCGCTCCGGCACCAAGGCGTTCGTGTCGAAGCTGAAGGAGGCCAAGGACGGCCTCGGCCTGATCGGCCAGTTCGGTGTTGGCTTCTATTCTGCCTTCATGGTCGCCGAGAAGATCGTCGTGATCAGCCGCCGCGCCGGCGAGAGTGACGTCTGGACCTGGACGTCCTCCGGCGGCTCCGGATTCGAGATCGCCCGCGCCAGCGACGAGGACGCAGCGCGCGTGGCGCGCGGCACCGAGATCGTCCTGCACCTGAAGGACGACGCGAAGAAGTATCTCGAGACCTACGAGATCGAGCGCATCGTCGGTGCCTATTCCGACAGCATCCTGTTTCCCATCGAGCTTGTGCCCGGTGAGGGCGAGCCGCGCCAGATCAATTCGGCAAGCGCGCTGTGGCAGCGCTCGAAATCCGAGCTGACGGCAGACGACTACAAAAAGGCCTATCAGCAGATCGCTTCCGCCTTCGGCGATCCCGCGATCACGCTGCACTACCGCGCCGAGGGCCGCCACTCCTACGCCGTGCTGCTGTTCGCACCGTCGACGAAGCCGTTCGACCTGTTCGAGCCGAATCGCAAGGGCCGCGTCAAACTCTACGTCCGCCGCGTCTTCATCACCGATGATGCCGATCTGCTGCCGGGTTACCTCCGCTTCATCCGGGGCGTCGTCGACAGCGAGGATCTCCCGCTCAACATCTCCCGCGAGATGCTCCAGAACAATCCGCAGTTCGCGCAGATCCGCAAAGCCGTGGCGACCCGCGTCGTGTCCGAGCTCGAAAGCCTCGCCGAGAAGGACCCGGAGAATTTTGCCAAGATCTGGGATGCTTTTGGCGCGGTGCTGAAAGAAGGCATCTACGAGGATTTCGAGCGTCGCGAAAAGCTGCTGGCGCTGTCGCGCTTCACTACCACGTCAGGCGAGAAGCGCTCGCTCAAGCAGATTATCGCCGATTTCAAGCCGAACCAGACCGAGATCTATTATCTCGTCGGTGACAGCATCGAGCGACTGAAATCCAATCCGCGGCTGGAGGCCGCCACCGCGCGCGGCATCGAGGTGCTGTTGCTGTCCGATCCCGTCGACGCGTTCTGGACCTCGATGCCATCGGAGTTCGAGGGCAAGCCGCTGAAGTCCTTGAGCCAGGGCGACCTCAATCTCGACCTGATCCCGCGCGTCGACGAAACGGACGAGGCGAAGGAGGACGAGCCGGCCGCCGATGAAGCGGCCACCATCGCCTTGATCAAGGCCGCGCTCGGCGAGCGCGTCAGTGACGTCAAGGCTTCCACGCGCCTCACCAGCTCCGCCTCCTGCCTCGTCGCAGGCACTGACGGCCCGAGTCGCGAACTGGAGCGCATTCTGTCGCAGCAGAACCGCGGCATGCGCACCAAGCCGATCCTCGAGATCAACCTGCGCCATCCGGTGGTGGCGGCGATTATCAGGGCAGAGGCCGGCTCCAAGGCCGTCGACGACCTCAGCCTGCTTCTGCTCGAACAGGCGCAGATCCTGGACGGCGAACTGCCGGAGCACGCGACGGCCTTTGCAGCAAGGCTGAACCGGCTGGTGCTGCAGGGGCTCGGTAGGTAG
- a CDS encoding C48 family peptidase, whose product MDRHNYDPTNVTASSQVQHDLLQEQQAGQAGQEAFEQQLHEARQADTAMPDRGNTPNVSSDGQQSPDEPIGALAGSNLLPSEKVLIKDGHDTAELRPTNRPRTPDYPQAVAIERQLSEVANSVGGGGAMPGASAPQPAQLTLVSIAGTKRKQPLYSKDALVVLGFREALIEGKLAESFVQRIVGPLLSFGRWLCVNNKTGIVARLDNNSLTDGGDVFQHNGNSDLILALDHLRTWRSTGRVPRPAPVRKRQKASTVYPHVSGCDRELIREVAQGVIASRKLKDAVANGYTRNLNRLANDLGERGLSLDGSSDAFLLAHAKEIFKGDKLMRAAVGALREHRAPNAPGASSIGGRPPLPPADGDEGLIKGAISHALESNKLSSTTAQSYDWALRKFSRELGLDGDSLSALDHVALRVNADRLFRNVGWKMVLDGGLKALREYRQAKASGPSVEGASGAGGSQQGAGEATQSPMVDVDPEELRQLLDDEADEPPIMADDPELLPPEQELPEETQGPRDHQSGPLSALEPSGRDDHAPEPAESFPDLSGHRDLQQAAHELMGALEWSNFLPSEEVLINDEHGTAELRPAKRPRTLDNPQEVAIQGMLIGNGNSGGRVLMQAPIHQVGARPWDAAAQHSAPQEAVSSPVVIPAENYDQDLLWGGADEAASPPSRETSASHPQAPDSREAVHPLNWPHNHQGALDEMTGRNLLPSRQEGRIEAMVHPNPFELRDDLVPTPDFRPLFAGTVPGHHQGDRQPGSPQGLSPVPASSDDEALACEELSRRQMQEPASPSTGRAPSDIYGGLESLVDLTTFTPSDLRDDAHFAPAPSARARSDNYGALDPFIDLTAPTLSPLRDDAVSVPVFPSTSADAQIVALNPTASSRGLVLDDEQWLGDEHILRDYQLLEQDLLRHPLDIPTLDIAARTRLVDPTVAHNLLRSPNDTVVELALQRIVYDDNGNDTADFLFLPVNDADPTDPRCQGNHWSLLFVDRRDRNSPIAYHYDSFWGFNETSADHLAGRLGLPGDSVQAGMAQQQNGWDCGVFVVDGTRALVRGLVAGQRGLQNLSNLSVSRPALQTRLRG is encoded by the coding sequence GTGGACCGACACAATTATGACCCAACCAACGTAACAGCTTCGTCGCAGGTGCAGCACGACCTGTTGCAGGAGCAGCAGGCGGGCCAAGCCGGGCAAGAGGCCTTTGAGCAGCAATTGCACGAGGCGCGCCAGGCCGATACCGCGATGCCGGACCGGGGGAACACTCCCAATGTGTCTAGCGACGGCCAGCAGTCCCCGGACGAACCGATAGGTGCACTCGCCGGGAGCAACCTTCTGCCAAGCGAGAAGGTTCTCATCAAAGATGGGCATGACACAGCTGAGTTGAGACCAACGAACAGGCCGAGGACCCCAGACTATCCGCAAGCCGTTGCCATTGAGCGGCAGCTGAGCGAGGTCGCCAATTCAGTTGGAGGTGGTGGAGCAATGCCTGGCGCCTCGGCCCCGCAGCCGGCTCAGTTAACTCTGGTTTCAATAGCGGGCACAAAAAGGAAACAGCCTCTTTATTCCAAGGATGCTCTCGTTGTTTTGGGGTTTAGGGAGGCCCTCATCGAGGGCAAGCTCGCCGAATCCTTCGTCCAGAGGATTGTAGGTCCTCTTCTTAGCTTTGGCCGCTGGCTCTGCGTAAATAACAAGACGGGCATTGTTGCTCGGCTAGACAACAATTCGCTGACCGATGGCGGTGATGTGTTCCAGCACAACGGAAACAGTGATCTCATATTGGCACTAGACCATCTCCGGACCTGGCGGTCGACGGGGCGCGTTCCCCGTCCAGCTCCCGTGCGCAAGCGCCAAAAAGCATCCACCGTCTATCCCCATGTGTCTGGGTGCGACCGGGAGCTTATCAGGGAGGTGGCTCAGGGCGTTATTGCAAGTCGGAAGCTGAAAGACGCGGTGGCTAACGGTTATACGCGCAATCTTAACAGGTTGGCGAATGATCTCGGGGAGCGCGGTCTATCGCTTGACGGGAGTAGCGACGCTTTCTTGCTCGCCCATGCTAAAGAAATCTTCAAGGGTGATAAACTTATGCGGGCCGCGGTGGGGGCGCTTAGAGAACATCGTGCCCCCAACGCTCCGGGCGCTTCATCTATTGGTGGGCGCCCACCGCTTCCTCCTGCCGATGGTGACGAAGGGCTCATTAAGGGCGCCATAAGCCACGCCCTTGAGAGCAACAAGTTGAGTTCGACTACCGCCCAGAGTTACGATTGGGCGCTTCGCAAATTCTCCCGAGAGCTAGGGCTTGACGGCGATTCGCTTTCTGCACTCGATCACGTAGCCCTACGTGTCAACGCGGACAGATTGTTTCGCAACGTCGGGTGGAAAATGGTCTTGGACGGCGGGCTGAAAGCGCTTCGTGAGTATCGTCAGGCGAAGGCTTCAGGCCCCTCGGTGGAGGGGGCTTCGGGCGCAGGCGGCTCTCAGCAGGGCGCAGGTGAGGCTACCCAGTCGCCGATGGTAGACGTCGATCCCGAGGAGCTTCGGCAGCTGTTGGATGATGAGGCCGACGAGCCGCCGATCATGGCTGACGATCCAGAGCTTCTGCCACCGGAACAAGAGCTTCCGGAGGAGACTCAGGGACCGCGGGATCATCAATCCGGCCCCTTGTCGGCTCTCGAGCCAAGCGGGCGCGACGACCATGCGCCGGAGCCCGCAGAGTCCTTTCCTGACTTGAGCGGACACCGCGACCTCCAACAGGCCGCGCACGAGCTGATGGGGGCGCTTGAGTGGAGCAACTTCCTGCCAAGCGAGGAGGTTCTCATTAACGATGAGCATGGCACAGCGGAACTGAGACCAGCGAAGAGGCCCAGGACTCTAGATAATCCGCAAGAGGTCGCAATTCAGGGGATGCTGATCGGAAACGGCAATTCAGGCGGCCGCGTGCTGATGCAGGCCCCCATCCACCAGGTGGGCGCACGGCCATGGGACGCCGCCGCGCAGCACAGTGCTCCGCAGGAAGCTGTCAGTTCGCCAGTGGTCATTCCAGCGGAAAATTACGATCAGGATCTGCTTTGGGGGGGCGCGGACGAGGCCGCCTCACCGCCGTCTCGCGAGACAAGCGCGAGCCATCCCCAGGCACCGGATTCCAGAGAGGCCGTCCATCCCCTTAACTGGCCGCACAATCACCAAGGCGCCTTGGACGAGATGACCGGGCGCAATCTCCTGCCGAGCCGGCAGGAGGGCCGGATTGAGGCAATGGTTCATCCGAATCCGTTCGAGTTGCGTGACGACCTCGTCCCGACGCCTGACTTTCGGCCGCTGTTTGCCGGGACAGTACCGGGTCATCACCAGGGCGATCGACAGCCCGGTTCGCCGCAGGGGCTTTCTCCGGTGCCAGCCTCCTCGGACGATGAAGCTTTGGCGTGCGAGGAGTTGTCGCGGCGGCAGATGCAAGAACCGGCCTCACCATCAACCGGCAGGGCTCCGTCAGACATCTACGGCGGTCTTGAATCATTGGTTGATCTGACTACGTTCACGCCGTCCGACTTGCGCGACGATGCTCACTTTGCGCCAGCGCCCTCTGCCAGGGCTCGCTCAGACAACTATGGTGCTCTTGATCCATTCATTGATCTGACTGCGCCCACACTGTCCCCATTGCGCGACGATGCTGTTTCTGTGCCGGTGTTTCCGAGCACATCCGCCGATGCTCAGATCGTGGCGTTGAATCCGACAGCCTCGTCCCGCGGGCTGGTGCTCGACGACGAGCAATGGCTGGGCGACGAGCATATCCTCAGGGATTACCAGCTTCTGGAGCAGGATTTGCTGAGGCACCCTCTGGATATCCCCACCCTGGATATCGCCGCCCGGACGCGGTTGGTGGATCCTACTGTGGCCCATAATCTGCTGCGCTCTCCCAACGATACCGTCGTGGAACTCGCATTGCAGCGCATCGTCTATGATGACAACGGTAATGATACAGCCGACTTCCTGTTCCTGCCAGTGAACGACGCCGATCCTACAGATCCTCGTTGCCAAGGGAATCATTGGTCGCTGCTGTTCGTTGATCGTCGCGACCGGAACTCGCCGATTGCCTATCACTACGATTCCTTCTGGGGATTCAACGAGACGTCTGCAGACCATCTGGCAGGAAGGCTGGGCCTCCCCGGCGACTCGGTGCAAGCCGGCATGGCCCAGCAGCAGAACGGCTGGGATTGCGGCGTCTTTGTCGTGGACGGCACGCGAGCGCTGGTTAGGGGGTTGGTGGCAGGCCAGCGAGGCCTGCAGAACCTTAGCAACCTCAGCGTCAGTCGGCCGGCACTGCAAACCCGACTGAGGGGCTGA
- a CDS encoding YecA/YgfB family protein: MAVAAMPLAELQRWLQARVDQHPAATNLSMLDGYVAAIVAGPVSMSPLDWICPLLAIDADAFNHGGTPEFAAISAVALRHNDISNTLSTAPDSFAPMHRRKPSGDVDPRPWCQGFYAAMRLKLSAWAPLLDASNVNRGLLLPILLHCRDDQGRPLLGPPRSGRETKNFLRNAHADIPAAVEALRQYWMPIRYARAR; encoded by the coding sequence ATGGCCGTCGCCGCGATGCCACTTGCGGAACTCCAGCGATGGCTGCAGGCTCGCGTCGATCAGCATCCTGCCGCCACCAATCTCTCCATGCTCGACGGCTACGTCGCCGCAATCGTGGCCGGACCGGTGTCGATGAGCCCACTCGACTGGATCTGCCCGCTGCTCGCCATCGATGCCGATGCCTTCAACCACGGCGGCACCCCGGAGTTTGCAGCCATATCGGCCGTCGCGCTGCGCCACAATGACATCAGCAACACCCTCTCGACCGCACCCGACAGCTTCGCGCCGATGCACCGGCGCAAACCCAGTGGAGACGTCGATCCGCGACCATGGTGCCAAGGCTTCTATGCCGCGATGCGGCTCAAGCTATCGGCGTGGGCGCCGTTGCTGGACGCCAGCAACGTCAATCGCGGCCTACTTCTGCCCATCCTGCTGCACTGTCGCGACGATCAGGGCCGTCCGCTGCTTGGACCACCACGAAGCGGTCGCGAGACCAAGAACTTTCTGCGTAACGCCCACGCCGACATTCCGGCGGCGGTCGAGGCCTTGCGGCAATACTGGATGCCGATCCGCTACGCCCGCGCTCGCTGA
- the tnpC gene encoding IS66 family transposase, producing MPSGGVHSIGYAAYKALARGHGGAIQLAFCLAHARRKFVEVYKTTQSPFAREVIERLQAVYAIEAVIRGSSAEQRLAARRTRSAPLMAALNARLTEIVGQLFSQSKLTEAINYALNHWDGLTLFLRDGRVEVDSNTVERSMRPIAMGRRNSLFSGSEGGAESWAILASIVNTAKLHELDPQAYLTDVLERIVSGRTKSHQLHELLAWHWKAARQRTAQAAA from the coding sequence ATGCCGTCGGGGGGCGTCCACTCCATCGGTTATGCCGCCTACAAGGCGCTGGCACGCGGTCATGGCGGCGCGATCCAGCTCGCCTTTTGTCTCGCCCATGCCCGACGCAAATTCGTCGAGGTGTACAAGACCACCCAGTCGCCATTCGCGCGCGAGGTGATTGAACGGCTGCAGGCGGTCTATGCGATCGAGGCAGTGATCCGCGGCAGTAGTGCCGAGCAGCGGCTGGCCGCCCGCCGCACCAGGAGCGCACCCTTGATGGCGGCGCTCAATGCGCGACTGACCGAGATCGTCGGCCAGCTGTTCTCCCAATCGAAGCTGACAGAGGCGATCAACTATGCGCTCAATCACTGGGACGGACTGACGCTGTTTCTCCGCGACGGCCGCGTCGAGGTCGACTCCAACACAGTCGAGCGTTCCATGCGCCCGATTGCCATGGGAAGACGCAACTCCTTGTTCAGCGGCAGCGAAGGCGGCGCCGAGAGCTGGGCCATCCTGGCGTCGATCGTGAACACCGCAAAGCTCCATGAGCTCGATCCGCAGGCCTATCTGACCGACGTGCTGGAGCGCATCGTCTCCGGGCGAACCAAGAGCCATCAACTGCACGAGTTGCTTGCCTGGCACTGGAAGGCGGCGCGCCAGCGCACCGCACAGGCCGCTGCGTGA